The Mycolicibacterium mageritense genome contains a region encoding:
- a CDS encoding NAD(P)/FAD-dependent oxidoreductase, with protein sequence MTVFDVVIVGARCAGAPLAVMLAQRGLSVCVVDKAQFPSETPSTSAFQSNGIDVLRRIGVLDNVLAAGPYTIENATITSTNCVFRVALDPAEYGQSLGMRRLTMDKILIDSAVDAGADVRTGCLVEHVITENGRAVGVATRDGEIRARLVVGADGRNSTVATSVGAAEYCTHPAGRLPTWAFYEGVDPAVGFYFGTVNQGPGLGSSAYLGLPLDGCFLASVNVPMDQRSEFLADRYTNFETELARFPALAEAVRGATRVGPIRVMQKWHNYFRTSAGPGWVLVGDAGNFKDYSLGQGQSDAFRQAERLSDHIERGLAQGTLDTETRRGGGGGTRTPGRCIWPTASSANRTYRLHSLTPCSASAHAMRTPPSGSRWSLTKALRPCAS encoded by the coding sequence GTGACAGTGTTCGACGTGGTGATTGTGGGTGCGCGGTGTGCCGGCGCCCCGCTCGCGGTGATGCTCGCGCAGAGGGGGCTGTCAGTCTGTGTCGTCGACAAGGCGCAATTTCCCAGCGAGACACCGTCGACCAGCGCGTTCCAGTCCAACGGGATCGATGTGCTTCGCCGCATAGGCGTGCTCGACAATGTGCTGGCCGCCGGCCCGTACACCATCGAGAACGCGACTATCACCAGCACGAACTGCGTTTTCCGGGTAGCCCTCGACCCGGCCGAATACGGTCAGTCACTGGGCATGCGCCGACTGACGATGGACAAGATCCTCATCGACAGTGCTGTCGACGCCGGCGCCGACGTGCGCACCGGATGCCTGGTCGAGCACGTGATCACCGAGAACGGCCGGGCGGTCGGCGTCGCCACCCGCGACGGGGAGATTCGGGCCCGCCTGGTCGTCGGCGCCGACGGGAGAAATTCGACGGTGGCCACATCGGTCGGCGCCGCCGAATACTGCACTCATCCCGCCGGCCGCCTACCCACATGGGCCTTCTACGAAGGCGTTGACCCCGCTGTCGGCTTCTACTTCGGGACGGTGAATCAGGGTCCGGGCCTCGGAAGTTCCGCGTACCTTGGCTTGCCTCTCGACGGCTGCTTCCTGGCATCGGTCAACGTGCCCATGGATCAGCGCTCGGAGTTTCTCGCCGACCGCTACACGAATTTCGAGACCGAACTGGCCCGGTTCCCAGCCCTCGCCGAGGCCGTAAGAGGTGCCACGCGGGTCGGCCCCATACGTGTAATGCAGAAGTGGCACAACTACTTTCGGACCTCTGCAGGGCCTGGCTGGGTGCTTGTCGGGGACGCCGGAAACTTCAAGGACTATTCACTGGGTCAAGGTCAGTCCGACGCCTTCCGGCAAGCCGAACGGCTCTCCGACCATATCGAACGCGGGCTCGCACAGGGGACGTTGGATACCGAAACCCGTCGTGGTGGCGGTGGCGGGACCAGGACGCCTGGCAGATGTATCTGGCCAACTGCTTCCTCGGCGAACCGTACCTACCGACTGCACTCGCTGACACCCTGTTCGGCATCGGCGCACGCGATGCGAACGCCGCCCAGCGGTTCGCGCTGGTCTTTAACAAAGGCGTTGCGCCCCTGCGCATCTTGA
- a CDS encoding pyridoxamine 5'-phosphate oxidase family protein, whose amino-acid sequence MTPFSETERQKFLADKHIGVLSVDAEDGRPPASVPIWYGYVPGGDILINTGAASRKARLIQQAGKVTLVVQREEPPYQYVVVEGTVVDVTNPAPLEIKHDIAIRYLGEEGGRAFVASMSDVASVLFTVRPDRWITADYSDA is encoded by the coding sequence GTGACACCATTCAGCGAAACGGAACGACAGAAATTCCTCGCAGACAAACACATCGGCGTGCTCTCGGTCGACGCGGAGGACGGGCGCCCGCCCGCGAGTGTGCCGATCTGGTACGGCTACGTCCCCGGTGGCGACATCCTGATCAACACGGGAGCCGCCTCCCGGAAGGCACGGCTGATCCAGCAAGCCGGCAAGGTGACACTCGTCGTTCAGCGCGAGGAACCGCCCTATCAGTACGTCGTCGTGGAGGGCACCGTCGTTGACGTCACCAACCCCGCGCCGCTGGAGATCAAGCATGACATCGCCATCCGATACCTGGGCGAAGAAGGCGGCCGCGCGTTTGTCGCGAGCATGAGCGACGTTGCCAGCGTGTTGTTCACGGTACGACCTGACCGTTGGATCACCGCGGACTACTCAGACGCATAG
- a CDS encoding LGFP repeat-containing protein has product MRTTTYRHTAVVGLAAVALITVGCSNGTSVDASAPPQVELIATSTTESPAPAEVKLIGERDVEVTLTGPIAAKYSSATEKQRNALGKPLTGDRNAGARESGLLFQQFQGGVITAKNGEAGTPAYITWGKIREAWNIPRDPDGTPAVSGENGSVGPLGAPTSDETADGDLLVETFEHGQISYNTKSGQVEVTVNGKVVPSGL; this is encoded by the coding sequence ATGAGGACGACCACATACCGCCACACGGCAGTCGTCGGCCTGGCCGCCGTCGCGCTCATCACCGTGGGCTGCAGCAACGGCACGAGTGTCGACGCGTCAGCGCCGCCTCAGGTCGAGTTGATCGCCACCTCCACGACCGAAAGCCCGGCGCCCGCCGAAGTGAAGCTGATCGGGGAGAGGGACGTCGAGGTGACGCTGACCGGCCCGATCGCTGCCAAGTACTCGTCGGCAACCGAGAAACAACGGAACGCTCTCGGCAAGCCACTGACCGGTGACCGCAACGCGGGGGCACGGGAGAGCGGCCTGTTGTTTCAGCAGTTCCAGGGCGGCGTGATCACCGCCAAGAACGGCGAGGCGGGCACGCCTGCATACATCACCTGGGGCAAGATCCGGGAGGCGTGGAACATCCCACGGGATCCGGACGGCACGCCTGCGGTCTCCGGCGAAAACGGCTCAGTGGGTCCGCTCGGCGCACCCACCAGCGACGAGACCGCCGATGGCGATCTGCTCGTGGAGACGTTCGAACACGGCCAGATCTCGTACAACACGAAGTCCGGTCAGGTCGAAGTGACTGTCAACGGCAAGGTCGTGCCGTCCGGGTTGTAG